Within the Bacteroidales bacterium genome, the region TTTGAGCAAATAACAAATGGCAAGCAAAATAAATTAAATACCGACTATCTTGGATGTTTGTATGGCTTTGGTGAAAAACGTCAGTTTAAAGATGAGTTTGGCGAGTTTAATGGAACTATAAAAGGAGTTGATTCTTATGGGCGTTTGTTGATAGAAAAAGACACAAAAAAGCTATTTACCTACGATGTGAAGAGCATAGAATTTTTGTAAAATAAGATATATTATTTAGCTGTATTTTTCCTGTAAACGGTCAACCAAAATATCGACAAAACTCTGTAAAGGTTTTTTTGCCATCATAGCAATCATAGCATTCATATCGGCATTAAAAACAATTTGTACCTCAGATTTATTATCGTCAATTTTAGTGATGTTTGTACTTAAATTGTAGTCGAAAGGATTTTTTCCTTCTGAGATCATCTCTATTTTTTCATTTTCAATATTCTCACCAAATGCCATATTCATATGAGCCATATTCTCAATAGTAAAAGCACAGCTACTTTCTGTTGAACTCCAGTTTACGACTTTGTCAGGCATAAGGTCTTGTAAGTTGTTAAAATTGCTAAGGAAGGCGTAAATAGTTGCTGCCGAGGCAGGAATTTGTTTTTTGTGGCTAGTGATTGTTGTCATAGTTTTTTATTTTTCCCATTTAGCAGGATCTGTTCGCCATTTTTTTAACGACTCTAAATCCTTTTCTTGTATAAATTCATCGGCTAATGCCTGATCTATTAATGCGTTATAATCAGAAAGAGTTAATATCTTACATTTAGCTTTTTCAAAAGCTTTTTTTGCTATTTCAAAATCGTAACTAAAAATAGCTATTAACCCTTTTACGTCACAATTTAACTCTCTAAGTACTTCTACGGCTTTTAGACTACTTCCTCCGGTTGAAATTAAGTCTTCAATAACAACAACTCTTTGTCCGGATTCTGCTACTCCTTCTACTTGATTGGTTAAACCGTGTTTTTTTTGCGACGAGCGCACGTAAACGAAAGGCAAACCTAACTCTTGAGCTACTAAAACACCCAAGGGAATTCCGCCGGTAGCAACGCCTGCTATTAAATCAACACTTCCAAACTCTTCTTCTATAATTTTTACAAATTCTTGTCGGATATAGGTTCGGATTTGAGGATAAGAAAGAGTAAGACGGTTATCGCAATAAATAGGTGATTTCCATCCCGAAGTCCAAGTAAAAGGCTTTTCGGGCTGAAGCTTAACCGCTTTTACCTTTAATAGCAGTTTTGCTATTTGAAGAGCAACTTCGTTTTTATTATTTGTATTGTTTTGCATTATTTAGTTTTAAGTGTGGATATGCTTTTTATATGCGTATAAATTTTCTTTATTTTTGACTTACGTTAATAATAATTCATTATCAAAACACTCATTTATATACAATGGTAAATATGCAAGCTGTTACGCAAAAGTATAAAGTTTTTATTAATGATAAGTGGATTTTCTTTAGTTGTTCTGAAGATGTTAATATTTCTGATAATGAGAGCTTTGACGTATTAAACGTAAGTGAACATTTGCTTTTTAACTTATCGGAGATGATTAAAACAGGCAGTTTCAACCAGAATATTGTACTCAAACCAACTTTTGAAATACCAAATCCGTTTAAAGAGTTTTTAAATTATTTTTTCGTTTTAGATGCTGCCGGAGGTATAGTTCAGCATAGTAGTTTAACTTATTTATTGATAAAGCGATTTGGTGTTTGGGATTTTCCGAAAGGGAAGATAGAGCGGGGCGAAAGTAATTCCGAAGCTGCAATACGTGAGACTGAAGAAGAAACAGGGGTTAGAAATCTTCAGATTGTAAGAGAGTTACCTACAACTTATCATATTTATACCTACAAAGGAAAATGGATAGTTAAACGTACATTTTGGTATTTAATGTTAAGTGACTTTAGTGGAGCTTTAAAACCGCAATTAGAGGAAGATATTCATGAGGCTGTTTGGGTGTCGAAAGAGAATGTTCCTAGCTTTCTAAAAAATACCTATGCTAGTTTAAGAGATCTTGTGCAGGAGTCGAATTTGTTTTAGAATTTGCATTCTTGGTTGGTATTAGCATTTGTGTAAACAAATTATTCGACTAACTTTGTGCGAATGAGAATAGATATTATACTAATTGTTGCATTTTATTTTGTCGCTCCGGCGGTTATTTTAGCTGCTTGTAAAAGATTCCCACTATTAAAGAAAATCGGTTCTATTGCTGTTGCCTATATCTTAGGTATACTACTTGGTTTGTCAAAATTACTGCCCGATGATATTTATGCTACTCAGGATATCCTTACAAGTATTACAGTTCCATTAGCAATTCCGCTTTTGCTGTTTCCTTCAAAAGTTAAAGATTGGTTTCATTTGGCAGGTCCAACAATAAAAGCACTTTTAGTAGGCTTATTTAGTGTTCTGTTTACGGTAGCTATAGGTTATCAAATTTTTAGTCCTGAAGGCGATCCTGAATTTTGGAAAGTTGGAGGTTTACTTGTTGGCGTTTATACCGGAGGCACTCCAAATTTAGCATCTTTAAATGTTATGTTAGGTGTTAAGCCGGCAACGTATATAATGGTTCATTCATACGATTTGATAATAGGTGCTTTTTACTTTTTATTTTTGATTACCGTTGGACAAAAATTCTTCAATTATTTTTTGCCTTCATTTAAGAAATCAATATCTCTTTCCTCTTCAGAAATAGAAGGAAATACTGAGGCTTATGATATGTTGTTTAATAAAAAAGCCTGGTGGCCTATCCTTAAAGTTTTTGGATTAGCTGTGTTAATATTTGCTGTTTCGGGTGGTTTGGCAATGCTCTTTCCTGAAGATTATTTAATGATAGTTGTAATTTTAGGAATAAGTACTTTTTCTATTCTCGCATCTCTTATTCCGGGAGTAAATAAAGTAAAAGAATCCTTTGACTTGGGAATGTATCTCATTTTGGTCTTTAGTATAGTAGTAGCTTCTATGGTTGATTTAACAAATCTTGCATCTCCAACATTTGAAATATTAGGCTACTTAACTTTTGTAATTTTCGGTTCGCTTTTGTTACAGCTTATCATTTCAAAATTTGTTAAAACTGATACAGATACAATGATGATTACCAGTACGGCTTTAATTTGTAGTCCGCCTTTTGTTCCTGTTGTTAGCGGTGCATTAAAAAATAAAGAAATCTTGGTTCCCGGAATTACTATTGGAATAATTGGTTATGCTCTTGGGAATTATCTGGGTTTTATAATGGCGGAGCTATTACATCATTGGCCATTATAACATTTGAAATGGATTACTGCTTCTTAATAAGTTGGTGAATAAAAATATTAATTCATCATATAAAGTCATTAATTTTTAATAATTTTACGACATCATTAAAATGAATTTAATCAATCTTAAACCTATAATAGATGAGATTTATAGTCAATAGTGTAAGCCTTTTAAGAAGTTTGCAATCCATTAGTGGTGTTATTAATGCCAAAAACACTTTACCAATTTTAGATGATTTTTTATTTGAACTCGATGGCAATAAATTGAAAATTACTGGTTCTGATTTAGAAACAACAATGTCAGTAAGTTTAGAACTTGAAAAAGCTGATGAATCAGGAACAGTGGCTATTCCTGCTCGGATTTTAATCGAAACATTAAAAACATTTGCCAATATACCAATAACTTTTTCTGTATCTGATAATGATTTTTTAGTTGAAATAACTGCCGGTGAAGGAAAATATAAACTTTCCGGTCACGATGCCGAAGAATTTCCTAAAACATTAGAAATGGATAATGTTGTTGAAGTTAAAATTCCTTCTAATGTTTTGGTAAATGCTTTCAACAAAACATTATTTGCTACAGGAAACGATGAGCTTCGTCCAGTTATGGCAGGGGTATTTTGTACTTTAGCTCCCGAAAGCGCAACTTTTGTTGCTACCGATGCTCACAAATTGGTTCGTTATACTCGTTCTGATGTTAAAAGTGAAGCAAATATCTCTTTTATCTTACCTAAAAAGCCAATAAATCTTTTAAAGAATGTATTGCCACAAGATGAAGAAGAGGTTGTTTTACAATACTCTCAGAAGAATGCTGTTTTTGTTTTCAATAATTTGGTGTTAAGCTGTAAGTTAGTAGATGGCAAGTATCCAAACTACGATGCCGTTATCCCTGTTGATAATCCTAATAAAATGTCTGTAGACCGTTTAAGTTTGTATAACTCTATTAAGCGTGTTTCTATATATGCAAATCAATCTACACATCAAATTCGTTTTAAAATTCAAGGACAAGAATTGGTTCTTTCAGCTGAAGATTTAGATTATTCCAATGCTGCTAATGAGCGATTAGCTTGTAATTATTCAGGTGAAGATATGGAAATAGGTTTCAATTCGCGTTTCCTATTGGAAATGTTATCCAATATGGATACTGATGAAATTACTGTTGAAATGTCAGCTCCTAATCGTGCAGGTCTAATTGTTCCTGTTAATGGAGAAAATGAGGCTGAAGATATTTTAATGTTGATAATGCCTGTTATGCTAAACTAATTAGAAAATATATTTTATATAGAAAGCCGTTGGATAAAGATTCAACGGCTTTTTTGTGCTTTTAAGCAAAGAACTCTACAGCTTTATGTTTAATTCCAATTTTAAGAGGAGTTTTGCCTTTTAATTCTCCATCGGGAGAAACGGCTTTAGATCTTCTTTTAGTAGTTATTGTTATATCTTTCCCTCTAAGACTGATAACCTCTTTTAAATGAATATGATCTCCTGTTAATATTTTTGGAAATGCTTTTATCAATTGAAAAGTATTCATCTTCTTTAAAATAGTAACATCAAGTATACCATCATTAAATGATGCTGCCGGAGCCATTAGGAAATTCGAAGTATAGCGTGTGTTTGAAACTTCAACAAATAAGGTGTCTAATTCGTGTTTCTTTCCGTCTATTTCTATAATAGTTGGTTCTGTTTTAAGGTTTAGCGATCTATAAAGAATGCCAATAGTATAAGCAAAGTTACCAAGCCATTTAAATTTTTGAGCAGTAACCGTAACATCAGAAGTAAATCCAATACCAATAATATTAAAAAAATAATAAGGATGACTACCGTTTTGTGCAATTCCGGCATCTACCCATTTTGTTTTTTTCGGATCAAGGCTCTCAATAACTTCTTTTACTTGACCTGTTTGATAACCTAAATCGCGAATAAAAGCATTTCCTGTTCCAATAGGTAAAATACCAAGAGGCGGTTTTTTTGTCGAGGGATTTTGTATATAACCATTGGCAACTTCCATTAATGTTCCATCTCCTCCGGCAGCAATTACACCTTCAAAACCTTCAAAACTTGTTTCTTTAACGGTTTTTGTAGTTTTTTCTCCTCCAAGAGTTAAAATTAAAGTAAGCTGATGTCCGGCATCTCTTAAAAGATTTAATGCGTTTTCTTTTTGTTTTTTTGCTCTGCCATTTCCTGCAAAATCATTATAAAAAAGTAATATTTTCACCTTTATTATTTTAGTTAATATTATTTAACACTATGTTTGGAAAAGAGCAAATATAGCTAAATATTTGAAAAACAGATTTTCCTGTTTTTGGTACTGTATTTTTGTTTGAGTAAATATTTGTTACGACTATAGATAAGGTTAAACTAATTTATTGGTATATTCTGCCAAAATTTCAGCTTAATTAGAGTGGCACAGTCCTTGTAAAAACGGCTCTTAAAAAAGAGAATATGACATTAATACCGGTACAATCACATATAGATTTATTAGAGAAGCTGAAAGTACATCCAAACGCTTTTCTTTTGATTTTTAAAAGTGGTTCGAAAGTTAGTAACTGCGCTCTAAATAATATTGAAAAGGCTATTGATAATAGTACTGTTGTTTTTACTGCTGATGTCAAAGATGTCAAAGACATTCACCCGGAATATGGTATTAAAACGGCGCCTGTACTTTTATCTTTTGAAGAGGCCGTATTTAAGAACACTTACAAAGGATGTAATGAAGTTCAATTTTATACTTCTGTTTTTGAACGAAATATTTATGTTGCGCAACATAAATCAGATGATGAAAAGCCTCAGAAAAGAGTAACGGTTTATTCAACTCCGAGCTGTAGTTGGTGTTCAACGCTTAAAAACCACTTGAATATTCATGGAATTAAATATTCTGATATAGATGTTTCAAAAGATCAAAAAGCAGCAGAAGCAATGGTAAGGAAAAGCGGACAACAAGGTGTTCCTCAGACAGATATTGGCGGACAAATTATTGTGGGATTTGATAAGAATAAGATAAATTCCCTTTTGGGAATAGGAGTTTGAAAATGATTTATAAATAAATTAATTTGAAACATAATAGATATAACTTTACAATTTAAAAAAATAAATAGGAGATAAGTATATGAAAGAGTTACAGCCATTAAACGACAATGTTTTATTAGACATTTCAGAAGATAAAGCAGAACAAACAACTGCTTCCGGAATTATCATTCCTGATTCAGCAAAAGAGCAGCCTCAGTATGCAAAAGTTATTGCAATTGGAGCTATTGAAAATGCAGGAATTAGTGAAGGTGATACTGTATTTTACAAGAAGTTTGCCGGTACTGAAGTAGAGTTTGACGGAAAGAAATTCCTTTTCCTCCCTTATGCTGACGTTCTTGCAAAAATTGTAGAAACAGAAGAAATTTAAATTGTTTTTAGTTTTAAAAAAAAGCTCGGTTTTGCCGAGCTTTTTTTGTGCTTTTATTTGGGATTAAATTTTTGCCAATTCTTCATTTTCACTTAAAACACGTAAAAAATTTCCGCCCCAAATTT harbors:
- a CDS encoding NUDIX domain-containing protein, producing the protein MVNMQAVTQKYKVFINDKWIFFSCSEDVNISDNESFDVLNVSEHLLFNLSEMIKTGSFNQNIVLKPTFEIPNPFKEFLNYFFVLDAAGGIVQHSSLTYLLIKRFGVWDFPKGKIERGESNSEAAIRETEEETGVRNLQIVRELPTTYHIYTYKGKWIVKRTFWYLMLSDFSGALKPQLEEDIHEAVWVSKENVPSFLKNTYASLRDLVQESNLF
- a CDS encoding co-chaperone GroES — encoded protein: MKELQPLNDNVLLDISEDKAEQTTASGIIIPDSAKEQPQYAKVIAIGAIENAGISEGDTVFYKKFAGTEVEFDGKKFLFLPYADVLAKIVETEEI
- the dnaN gene encoding DNA polymerase III subunit beta; its protein translation is MRFIVNSVSLLRSLQSISGVINAKNTLPILDDFLFELDGNKLKITGSDLETTMSVSLELEKADESGTVAIPARILIETLKTFANIPITFSVSDNDFLVEITAGEGKYKLSGHDAEEFPKTLEMDNVVEVKIPSNVLVNAFNKTLFATGNDELRPVMAGVFCTLAPESATFVATDAHKLVRYTRSDVKSEANISFILPKKPINLLKNVLPQDEEEVVLQYSQKNAVFVFNNLVLSCKLVDGKYPNYDAVIPVDNPNKMSVDRLSLYNSIKRVSIYANQSTHQIRFKIQGQELVLSAEDLDYSNAANERLACNYSGEDMEIGFNSRFLLEMLSNMDTDEITVEMSAPNRAGLIVPVNGENEAEDILMLIMPVMLN
- a CDS encoding orotate phosphoribosyltransferase, with translation MQNNTNNKNEVALQIAKLLLKVKAVKLQPEKPFTWTSGWKSPIYCDNRLTLSYPQIRTYIRQEFVKIIEEEFGSVDLIAGVATGGIPLGVLVAQELGLPFVYVRSSQKKHGLTNQVEGVAESGQRVVVIEDLISTGGSSLKAVEVLRELNCDVKGLIAIFSYDFEIAKKAFEKAKCKILTLSDYNALIDQALADEFIQEKDLESLKKWRTDPAKWEK
- a CDS encoding DUF819 family protein — translated: MRIDIILIVAFYFVAPAVILAACKRFPLLKKIGSIAVAYILGILLGLSKLLPDDIYATQDILTSITVPLAIPLLLFPSKVKDWFHLAGPTIKALLVGLFSVLFTVAIGYQIFSPEGDPEFWKVGGLLVGVYTGGTPNLASLNVMLGVKPATYIMVHSYDLIIGAFYFLFLITVGQKFFNYFLPSFKKSISLSSSEIEGNTEAYDMLFNKKAWWPILKVFGLAVLIFAVSGGLAMLFPEDYLMIVVILGISTFSILASLIPGVNKVKESFDLGMYLILVFSIVVASMVDLTNLASPTFEILGYLTFVIFGSLLLQLIISKFVKTDTDTMMITSTALICSPPFVPVVSGALKNKEILVPGITIGIIGYALGNYLGFIMAELLHHWPL
- a CDS encoding diacylglycerol kinase family lipid kinase, giving the protein MKILLFYNDFAGNGRAKKQKENALNLLRDAGHQLTLILTLGGEKTTKTVKETSFEGFEGVIAAGGDGTLMEVANGYIQNPSTKKPPLGILPIGTGNAFIRDLGYQTGQVKEVIESLDPKKTKWVDAGIAQNGSHPYYFFNIIGIGFTSDVTVTAQKFKWLGNFAYTIGILYRSLNLKTEPTIIEIDGKKHELDTLFVEVSNTRYTSNFLMAPAASFNDGILDVTILKKMNTFQLIKAFPKILTGDHIHLKEVISLRGKDITITTKRRSKAVSPDGELKGKTPLKIGIKHKAVEFFA